From Klebsiella electrica, the proteins below share one genomic window:
- a CDS encoding ABC transporter permease produces MRRSLKYLLLVAPAALMIAVLFLYPLGFSLIAAFTNDARQLTLGHFAKVYALYSSDIAFTVVIVLISVALLAAISITLSAVITLSPCRPIVRMLGFLYRLPLFIPFIVAAQMMRTFLAKNGLMNNALVATDLFTPMETVSWLGWKGIIITFVWKQLAFATLLICGAMAALEQSQILAARNLGASRVRILFDVILPQVLPAIGVALVLSTVTMMSVLSVPLMIGVGTPTMMTVDMAFRVNSYGDYAVANALGVVSLLICGALSWFYLRHSLQQKGGDL; encoded by the coding sequence GCTGGGGTTCTCGCTGATTGCCGCGTTTACCAACGATGCGCGGCAGTTGACCCTGGGCCATTTCGCTAAGGTCTATGCTCTCTATTCCAGCGATATTGCCTTTACGGTGGTGATTGTGCTGATCTCCGTGGCGCTGCTGGCCGCGATTTCGATCACCCTCTCGGCGGTGATCACATTGTCACCCTGTCGGCCGATTGTGCGCATGCTGGGGTTCTTGTACCGTCTGCCGCTGTTTATCCCTTTTATTGTCGCCGCGCAGATGATGCGGACCTTCCTCGCTAAAAACGGCCTGATGAACAATGCGCTGGTGGCAACCGATCTGTTTACGCCGATGGAGACCGTCTCCTGGCTGGGCTGGAAAGGGATCATCATTACCTTTGTCTGGAAACAACTGGCGTTCGCCACGCTGCTTATCTGCGGCGCGATGGCGGCGCTGGAGCAGTCGCAAATCCTGGCCGCTCGCAATCTTGGGGCTTCGCGCGTGCGTATTCTGTTCGACGTTATTCTGCCGCAGGTGCTGCCTGCTATCGGCGTGGCGCTGGTGCTTTCTACGGTGACCATGATGTCGGTGCTTTCCGTGCCGCTGATGATCGGTGTCGGTACGCCGACGATGATGACCGTGGACATGGCGTTTCGCGTCAACTCTTACGGCGACTACGCGGTGGCCAATGCGCTGGGGGTGGTATCACTGCTGATATGCGGCGCGCTGTCGTGGTTCTACCTGCGTCATAGCCTGCAACAGAAAGGGGGCGATTTATGA
- a CDS encoding ABC transporter permease — MKEVSMTLPETWLAKGRRKLSASLPLQTLLLVFMLLAMFGPLLNLLIWTVAESWFFPHALPSQWGLKYWYQVFSPYSDVSGSLLTSVLIAVLSVGVCLVISVPAGYALSRRGMPLRVLFMLLFLIPQAFPNLTVYMNIARLFYQWGLNGTVAGVVLVHSMHGLMYSVWICVAAFSAVDPLLARASRNLGAGPIYTFWHIVLPQASPGIIAASIFVFLESLDEFTGTFFVGAPDISTLPLLLYNASMSGNYQVSSITALILLVPSLLFMLVIHKFMRPEMLSKLGKG, encoded by the coding sequence ATGAAAGAGGTCAGTATGACTTTGCCGGAGACGTGGCTGGCGAAAGGGCGGCGAAAACTGAGCGCCAGTCTGCCGCTGCAGACGCTGCTGTTGGTTTTTATGCTGCTGGCGATGTTTGGCCCGCTGCTGAACTTACTCATCTGGACGGTGGCGGAGAGCTGGTTTTTCCCCCATGCGCTGCCCAGCCAGTGGGGGCTGAAATACTGGTATCAGGTGTTCAGTCCCTACAGCGATGTTTCCGGTTCACTCCTCACCAGCGTGCTGATTGCGGTGCTGTCGGTGGGGGTGTGTCTGGTGATTTCGGTGCCGGCAGGTTATGCGCTTTCACGGCGAGGGATGCCGCTGCGGGTGCTGTTCATGCTGCTGTTTTTGATTCCGCAGGCGTTTCCGAACCTGACGGTGTATATGAATATCGCCCGGCTTTTCTATCAGTGGGGGTTAAACGGGACGGTAGCGGGCGTGGTGCTGGTGCATAGCATGCACGGCCTGATGTATTCGGTATGGATTTGCGTGGCGGCCTTTTCCGCCGTGGATCCGTTGCTGGCGAGGGCGTCACGTAACCTCGGCGCCGGGCCGATTTACACCTTCTGGCATATTGTGCTGCCGCAGGCCTCGCCGGGCATTATTGCCGCCAGTATTTTTGTCTTCCTCGAATCGCTGGATGAATTTACCGGCACGTTTTTCGTCGGCGCACCGGACATCAGCACGCTGCCGCTGCTGCTGTACAACGCCAGTATGTCGGGGAACTACCAGGTGTCGTCCATTACCGCCCTGATTCTGCTGGTGCCATCGCTGCTGTTTATGCTGGTCATCCATAAGTTTATGCGCCCGGAGATGCTGTCAAAACTGGGCAAAGGGTGA